One region of Salvia miltiorrhiza cultivar Shanhuang (shh) chromosome 3, IMPLAD_Smil_shh, whole genome shotgun sequence genomic DNA includes:
- the LOC131018762 gene encoding uncharacterized protein LOC131018762 yields MTDEQWENFTWEEFKAELYEKAFNKLSRYAPTLVDSDEKRAEKFRNGLRHEIAISLASQGGLTYAQTLSRALTIESLLPREKGKSPEQFGFVPSQDGSKGKRKWNEGTGGNIGNGKKPWTANQNQNQHQNPQPQAIVQTPCPKCQKLHPGECLKGMNVCYNCGEAGHYVSTCPKKGGGAPQQQNPGNQQRQNQGPRGNQNQPRYARAYALNQHRAAGDHGNLAG; encoded by the exons ATGACTGACGAACAGTGGGAGAATTTCACATGGGAAGAATTCAAGGCTGAATTGTATGAGAA AGCCTTCAATaagctatcaagatatgctccgacgTTGGTGGACAGCGATGAGAAACGCGCAGAGAAGTTCAGAAACGGACTGCGTCACGAGATAGCGATTTCCCTAGCAAGTCAAGGGGGTCTCACCTACGCGCAGACATTGAGCAGAGCCCTCACTATTGAGTCATTGTTGccaagggagaaaggaaaaTCCCCCGAACAGTTTGGATTTGTACCATCTCAAGATGGTAGTaagggaaagagaaaatggaatgaagggaCTGGTGGAAACattggaaatgggaagaaaccatggaCGGCAAATCAAAATCAGAATCAACATCAGAACCCACAACCTCAAGCAATAGTTCAAACTCCTTGCCCAAAATGTCAAAAACTCCATCCGGGAGAATGTCTGAAAGGAATGAACGTCTGCTATAACTGCGGAGAGGCCGGGCATTATGTCTCGACATGCCCAAAGAAGGGAGGAGGAGCACCCCAACAACAAAATCCTGGAAACCAACAACGACAAAACCAAGGTCCTAGAGGAAATCAGAACCAACCACGATacgctagggcctatgcccttaaccaacACCGAGCAGCAGGAGATCacggaaacctggcag gttga
- the LOC131018763 gene encoding uncharacterized protein LOC131018763 yields MPNESLRLLILVRQSEWKKTGTVTEYDRAFNKLSRYAPTLVDSDEKRAEKFRNGLRHEIAISLASQGGLTYAQTLSRALTIESLLPREKGKSPEQFGFVPSQDGSKGKRKWNEGTGGNIGNGKKPWTANQNQNQHQNPQPQAIVQTPCPKCQKLHPGECLKGMNVCYNCGEAGHYVSTCPKKGGGAPQQQNPGNQQRQNQGPRGNQNQPRYARAYALNQHRAAGDHGNLAG; encoded by the exons atgccgAATGAGTCTCTTCGTCTGCTGATTCTCGTCCGTCAATCAGAATGGAAG AAAACGGGAACTGTGACCGAGTATGATAGAGCCTTCAATaagctatcaagatatgctccgacgTTGGTGGACAGCGATGAGAAACGCGCAGAGAAGTTCAGAAACGGACTGCGTCACGAGATAGCGATTTCCCTAGCAAGTCAAGGGGGTCTCACCTACGCGCAGACATTGAGCAGAGCCCTCACTATTGAGTCATTGTTGccaagggagaaaggaaaaTCCCCCGAACAGTTTGGATTTGTACCATCTCAAGATGGTAGTaagggaaagagaaaatggaatgaagggaCTGGTGGAAACattggaaatgggaagaaaccatggaCGGCAAATCAAAATCAGAATCAACATCAGAACCCACAACCTCAAGCAATAGTTCAAACTCCTTGCCCAAAATGTCAAAAACTCCATCCGGGAGAATGTCTGAAAGGAATGAACGTCTGCTATAACTGCGGAGAGGCCGGGCATTATGTCTCGACATGCCCAAAGAAGGGAGGAGGAGCACCCCAACAACAAAATCCTGGAAACCAACAACGACAAAACCAAGGTCCTAGAGGAAATCAGAACCAACCACGATacgctagggcctatgcccttaaccaacACCGAGCAGCAGGAGATCacggaaacctggcag